Proteins from a genomic interval of Lelliottia amnigena:
- the ahpC gene encoding alkyl hydroperoxide reductase encodes MSLINTKIKPFKNQAFKNGEFIEVTEKDTEGRWSVFFFYPADFTFVCPTELGDVADHYDELQKLGVDVYSVSTDTHFTHKAWHGSSDTIAKIKYAMIGDPTGALTRNFDNMREDEGLADRATFVVDPQGIIQAIEVTAEGIGRDASDLLRKIKAAQYVASHPGEVCPAKWKEGDATLAPSLDLVGKI; translated from the coding sequence ATGTCCTTGATTAACACCAAAATTAAACCTTTCAAAAACCAGGCGTTCAAAAACGGCGAATTCATCGAAGTCACCGAGAAAGACACCGAAGGCCGCTGGAGTGTGTTCTTCTTCTATCCAGCTGACTTCACTTTCGTTTGCCCGACCGAACTGGGCGACGTAGCGGATCATTACGACGAACTGCAGAAACTGGGCGTGGACGTTTATTCCGTTTCCACTGATACCCACTTCACTCACAAAGCATGGCACGGCAGCTCCGACACCATCGCCAAAATCAAATACGCGATGATCGGCGACCCAACTGGCGCCCTGACCCGTAACTTCGACAACATGCGTGAAGATGAAGGTCTGGCAGATCGTGCAACCTTCGTTGTTGACCCGCAGGGCATCATCCAGGCCATCGAAGTTACCGCTGAAGGTATCGGCCGTGATGCGTCTGACCTGCTGCGTAAAATCAAAGCGGCACAGTACGTTGCGTCTCACCCAGGCGAAGTGTGCCCGGCGAAATGGAAAGAGGGTGATGCGACCTTAGCGCCATCTCTGGACCTGGTCGGCAAAATCTAA